From a single Mangifera indica cultivar Alphonso chromosome 19, CATAS_Mindica_2.1, whole genome shotgun sequence genomic region:
- the LOC123202632 gene encoding ribosomal RNA small subunit methyltransferase I — protein MTFYCFLSQLLCIHVVQMLLIRRLPSTASSLVTTAFPWRSRPPIFHTEAELVFVKSVSFYPKPCSLSLYSTSTSHSETSSEFSDLIDEQSSKRGPLEPGLYLVATPIGNLEDITLRALRVLKSANVILSEDTRHSGKLLQHYNIRTPLLSYHKFNESQREQTVLKRLKQGEIVALISDAGTPGISDPGTELAKLCVDQSIPVFPIPGPSAFVAALSASGLATNEFTFVGFLPKHTGSRRERLMVSASEPKTQIFYVPPHKLCQFLEETSSIFGYLRRCVIAREITKIHEQFWRGTLGEAKDAFSTQQPKGEITLLVEGKAICAVEAPSEDQLENELRELISSGHNLSMAVKLVAEGTSVRRKTVYSLALKKFGKQLEAEDDLNKC, from the exons ATGACATTCTACTGCTTCCTTTCACAACTATTGTGTATTCACGTTGTCCAAATGCTGCTGATACGAAGACTACCTTCAACGGCGAGTTCACTTGTGACAACTGCTTTTCCATGGCGGAGCAGGCCTCCTATTTTTCATACTGAAGCTGAACTCGTATTTGTAAAATCAGTCTCTTTTTATCCTAAACCTTGTAGCCTCTCCTTGTATTCCACTTCCACCTCACACTCAGAAACTTCCTCCGAATTCTCAGACTTAATCGACGAACAATCGTCGAAACGC GGGCCTCTAGAACCTGGATTGTATCTAGTTGCAACACCAATTGGAAACCTTGAAGATATCACCTTACg AGCTCTCCGTGTCTTAAAGTCTGCTAATGTGATACTTTCAGAAGACACGAGGCATTCTGGAAAGTTACTTCAGCATTACAATATTAGAACTCCGCTG CTGAGTTATCACAAGTTTAACGAGTCACAAAGAGAACAAACAGTGTTGAAAAGGTTGAAACAGGGTGAAATTGTGGCACTGATCAGTGATGCCGGGACACCTGGCATTAGTGATCCTGGTACAGAATTG GCAAAGTTATGTGTGGATCAGAGTATTCCTGTTTTTCCTATTCCTGGGCCTTCTGCATTTGTAGCTGCCCTATCTGCTTCAGGCTTGGCCACCAATGAGTTTACCTTTG TTGGTTTTCTTCCTAAACATACTGGATCAAGGAGAGAGAGACTTATGGTTTCTGCCAGTGAACCGAAAACCCAAATATTTTATGTTCCTCCTCACAAGCTTTGTCAATTTCTTGAAGAAACATCCTCAATTTTTGGTTACTTGCG ACGGTGTGTCATAGCTCGGGAAATAACAAAGATCCATGAACAG TTCTGGCGGGGCACCTTAGGGGAAGCCAAAGATGCATTCTCAACTCAACAACCAAAAGGAGAAATTACACTCTTAGTTGAAGGCAAGGCAATTTGTGCAGTTGAAGCTCCATCAGAGGATCAGCTTGAGAATGAGTTGAGAGAATTGATCTCCAGTGGGCACAATCTTTCTATG GCTGTCAAATTGGTGGCTGAAGGAACATCAGTGAGAAGGAAAACTGTATATTCTCTGGCATTGAAGAAATTTGGGAAGCAACTTGAAGCAGAGGATGATTTAAATAAATGCTAA
- the LOC123202633 gene encoding jacalin-related lectin 3-like isoform X2: MSSLFAYQNTTQAAINIASSYGEQANFLSLEEGEKKPLAVAPWGGQNGVCWDDGVYTTVRQLVIAHGTGIESIQIEYDKKGSPVWSKKHGGNTGSKLDKVKLDYPDEFLTSVHGYYGTINDWGTVYVRSLTFQSNRKTYGPFGIEQGTYFSLPMTGGKIVGFHGRSSWYLDAIGIYLKPLLKRNSSKTIVHSQSYLPNGSEKVGYSLVQGSVGESYDIVLAVKQKDSYGTNHQPTILSQQSSSTSQDSSSDDDNKTKHSKKRSMDKLPIKVDGILSYGPWGGSGGSTFDDGTFSGIRQINISRNVGIVSIRVCYDHDGQAVWGSKHGGTGGFRNDRVIFDYPYEILTHMTGTYGPLMYMGPNVVKSLTFHTTKGKHGPFGEEQGLSFTHKVNEGKIIGFHGKEGLFLDAIGVHVTEGQITPQSHPVSNAIHQSIGRIAEIDNPQWSNKLLVAKQGQTEEVAYAVIKEPSPFGPGPWGGDGGRPWDDGVFSGIKQIFVTRAEAIQSIQIEYDRNGQSLWSIKHGGSGGAFTHRIKLEYPHEVLNCLSGYYGPVSTDNKSKVIKSLTFYTSRGKYGPFGEEVGTYFTSTTTQGKVVGFHGRSSYYLDAIGVHVQHWLENNQKTIRSFFKFLN; the protein is encoded by the exons AGTTTGGAGGAAGGTGAGAAGAAACCGTTAGCAGTTGCACCATGGGGAGGTCAAAACGGTGTTTGTTGGGACGATGGAGTTTATACTACAGTGAGGCAGCTGGTGATAGCTCATGGTACTGGCATTGAGTCCATCCAGATTGAATATGATAAGAAAGGGAGCCCGGTTTGGTCAAAAAAACATGGAGGAAACACAGGCAGTAAGTTAGACAAG GTTAAGCTTGATTACCCAGATGAATTCCTAACTTCAGTCCATGGATACTACGGTACCATTAATGATTGGGGAACAGTATATGTCAGATCTTTAACTTTCCAAAGTAACAGGAAAACATATGGACCGTTTGGTATTGAGCAGGGAACATATTTTTCATTGCCAATGACTGGAGGCAAAATTGTTGGGTTCCACGGCAGGAGTAGTTGGTATTTGGATGCCATTGGAATTTATCTAAAGCCTCTTCTGAAAAGAAATTCCTCCAAAACTATTGTTCATTCACAAAGTTATCTTCCTAATGGATCTGAGAAAGTTGGCTACTCATTAGTACAAGGGAGCGTGGGGGAAAGCTATGACATAGTTCTTGCTGTAAAGCAAAAGGATTCTTATGGTACCAATCACCAACCAACCATCCTCTCACAGCAGAGTTCTAGTACTTCTCAAGACTCCTCCAGTGATGATgataacaaaaccaaacatagtAAG AAGCGTAGTATGGACAAACTTCCCATTAAAGTGGATGGTATATTGTCATATGGACCCTGGGGTGGCAGTGGTGGATCAACGTTTGATGATGGTACTTTTTCAGGCATTAGACAAATCAATATATCTCGCAATGTAGGAATCGTTTCAATAAGAGTTTGTTATGATCATGATGGGCAAGCTGTCTGGGGAAGCAAACACGGTGGTACAGGAGGATTTAGAAATGACAGG GTGATCTTTGATTATCCCTATGAAATACTAACACATATGACAGGAACCTATGGGCCCTTGATGTACATGGGACCAAATGTCGTTAAGTCGCTTACCTTTCACACGACCAAAGGGAAGCATGGACCATTCGGAGAAGAACAGGGACTTTCATTCACCCACAAAGTGAATGAAGGCAAAATTATTGGATTCCATGGAAAAGAGGGTTTATTCTTGGATGCTATTGGTGTACATGTAACGGAAGGACAAATAACTCCACAGTCACATCCTGTTTCTAACGCAATCCACCAAAGCATAGGACGTATAGCTGAGATTGATAATCCTCAATGGTCTAACAAACTTCTAGTCGCAAAGCAAGGACAAACTGAAGAG GTTGCGTACGCGGTGATAAAAGAACCGTCTCCATTCGGACCAGGTCCTTGGGGTGGAGACGGAGGGAGGCCATGGGACGATGGAGTATTTTCTGGGATTAAGCAAATATTTGTGACTAGGGCAGAAGCTATTCAGTCCATACAAATCGAGTATGATCGAAATGGACAATCTCTCTGGTCTATAAAACATGGAGGAAGTGGAGGCGCTTTCACACATCGG ATAAAGTTGGAGTACCCTCATGAAGTGCTGAATTGCTTGTCTGGGTACTATGGTCCAGTGAGTACAGATAATAAATCAAAAGTGATAAAGTCATTAACATTTTATACAAGTAGAGGGAAGTATGGTCCATTTGGAGAGGAAGTTGGAACGTATTTCACTTCAACAACAACTCAGGGAAAGGTGGTTGGTTTCCATGGAAGGAGCAGCTACTACTTGGATGCCATTGGAGTCCACGTGCAACATTGGcttgaaaataatcaaaaaaccATCCGATCTTTCTTCAAGTTTTTGAATTAA
- the LOC123202633 gene encoding jacalin-related lectin 3-like isoform X3, with protein MSLEEGEKKPLAVAPWGGQNGVCWDDGVYTTVRQLVIAHGTGIESIQIEYDKKGSPVWSKKHGGNTGSKLDKVKLDYPDEFLTSVHGYYGTINDWGTVYVRSLTFQSNRKTYGPFGIEQGTYFSLPMTGGKIVGFHGRSSWYLDAIGIYLKPLLKRNSSKTIVHSQSYLPNGSEKVGYSLVQGSVGESYDIVLAVKQKDSYGTNHQPTILSQQSSSTSQDSSSDDDNKTKHSKKRSMDKLPIKVDGILSYGPWGGSGGSTFDDGTFSGIRQINISRNVGIVSIRVCYDHDGQAVWGSKHGGTGGFRNDRVIFDYPYEILTHMTGTYGPLMYMGPNVVKSLTFHTTKGKHGPFGEEQGLSFTHKVNEGKIIGFHGKEGLFLDAIGVHVTEGQITPQSHPVSNAIHQSIGRIAEIDNPQWSNKLLVAKQGQTEEVAYAVIKEPSPFGPGPWGGDGGRPWDDGVFSGIKQIFVTRAEAIQSIQIEYDRNGQSLWSIKHGGSGGAFTHRIKLEYPHEVLNCLSGYYGPVSTDNKSKVIKSLTFYTSRGKYGPFGEEVGTYFTSTTTQGKVVGFHGRSSYYLDAIGVHVQHWLENNQKTIRSFFKFLN; from the exons AGTTTGGAGGAAGGTGAGAAGAAACCGTTAGCAGTTGCACCATGGGGAGGTCAAAACGGTGTTTGTTGGGACGATGGAGTTTATACTACAGTGAGGCAGCTGGTGATAGCTCATGGTACTGGCATTGAGTCCATCCAGATTGAATATGATAAGAAAGGGAGCCCGGTTTGGTCAAAAAAACATGGAGGAAACACAGGCAGTAAGTTAGACAAG GTTAAGCTTGATTACCCAGATGAATTCCTAACTTCAGTCCATGGATACTACGGTACCATTAATGATTGGGGAACAGTATATGTCAGATCTTTAACTTTCCAAAGTAACAGGAAAACATATGGACCGTTTGGTATTGAGCAGGGAACATATTTTTCATTGCCAATGACTGGAGGCAAAATTGTTGGGTTCCACGGCAGGAGTAGTTGGTATTTGGATGCCATTGGAATTTATCTAAAGCCTCTTCTGAAAAGAAATTCCTCCAAAACTATTGTTCATTCACAAAGTTATCTTCCTAATGGATCTGAGAAAGTTGGCTACTCATTAGTACAAGGGAGCGTGGGGGAAAGCTATGACATAGTTCTTGCTGTAAAGCAAAAGGATTCTTATGGTACCAATCACCAACCAACCATCCTCTCACAGCAGAGTTCTAGTACTTCTCAAGACTCCTCCAGTGATGATgataacaaaaccaaacatagtAAG AAGCGTAGTATGGACAAACTTCCCATTAAAGTGGATGGTATATTGTCATATGGACCCTGGGGTGGCAGTGGTGGATCAACGTTTGATGATGGTACTTTTTCAGGCATTAGACAAATCAATATATCTCGCAATGTAGGAATCGTTTCAATAAGAGTTTGTTATGATCATGATGGGCAAGCTGTCTGGGGAAGCAAACACGGTGGTACAGGAGGATTTAGAAATGACAGG GTGATCTTTGATTATCCCTATGAAATACTAACACATATGACAGGAACCTATGGGCCCTTGATGTACATGGGACCAAATGTCGTTAAGTCGCTTACCTTTCACACGACCAAAGGGAAGCATGGACCATTCGGAGAAGAACAGGGACTTTCATTCACCCACAAAGTGAATGAAGGCAAAATTATTGGATTCCATGGAAAAGAGGGTTTATTCTTGGATGCTATTGGTGTACATGTAACGGAAGGACAAATAACTCCACAGTCACATCCTGTTTCTAACGCAATCCACCAAAGCATAGGACGTATAGCTGAGATTGATAATCCTCAATGGTCTAACAAACTTCTAGTCGCAAAGCAAGGACAAACTGAAGAG GTTGCGTACGCGGTGATAAAAGAACCGTCTCCATTCGGACCAGGTCCTTGGGGTGGAGACGGAGGGAGGCCATGGGACGATGGAGTATTTTCTGGGATTAAGCAAATATTTGTGACTAGGGCAGAAGCTATTCAGTCCATACAAATCGAGTATGATCGAAATGGACAATCTCTCTGGTCTATAAAACATGGAGGAAGTGGAGGCGCTTTCACACATCGG ATAAAGTTGGAGTACCCTCATGAAGTGCTGAATTGCTTGTCTGGGTACTATGGTCCAGTGAGTACAGATAATAAATCAAAAGTGATAAAGTCATTAACATTTTATACAAGTAGAGGGAAGTATGGTCCATTTGGAGAGGAAGTTGGAACGTATTTCACTTCAACAACAACTCAGGGAAAGGTGGTTGGTTTCCATGGAAGGAGCAGCTACTACTTGGATGCCATTGGAGTCCACGTGCAACATTGGcttgaaaataatcaaaaaaccATCCGATCTTTCTTCAAGTTTTTGAATTAA
- the LOC123202633 gene encoding jacalin-related lectin 3-like isoform X4 produces the protein MSLEEGEKKPLAVAPWGGQNGVCWDDGVYTTVRQLVIAHGTGIESIQIEYDKKGSPVWSKKHGGNTGSKLDKVKLDYPDEFLTSVHGYYGTINDWGTVYVRSLTFQSNRKTYGPFGIEQGTYFSLPMTGGKIVGFHGRSSWYLDAIGIYLKPLLKRNSSKTIVHSQSYLPNGSEKVGYSLVQGSVGESYDIVLAVKQKDSYGTNHQPTILSQQSSSTSQDSSSDDDNKTKHSKKRSMDKLPIKVDGILSYGPWGGSGGSTFDDGTFSGIRQINISRNVGIVSIRVCYDHDGQAVWGSKHGGTGGFRNDRVIFDYPYEILTHMTGTYGPLMYMGPNVVKSLTFHTTKGKHGPFGEEQGLSFTHKVNEGKIIGFHGKEGLFLDAIGVHVTEGQITPQSHPVSNAIHQSIGRIAEIDNPQWSNKLLVAKQGQTEEVAYAVIKEPSPFGPGPWGGDGGRPWDDGVFSGIKQIFVTRAEAIQSIQIEYDRNGQSLWSIKHGGSGGAFTHRIKLEYPHEVLNCLSGYYGPVSTDNKSKVIKSLTFYTSRGKYGPFGEEVGTYFTSTTTQGKVVGFHGRSSYYLDAIGVHVQHWLENNQKTIRSFFKFLN, from the exons ATG AGTTTGGAGGAAGGTGAGAAGAAACCGTTAGCAGTTGCACCATGGGGAGGTCAAAACGGTGTTTGTTGGGACGATGGAGTTTATACTACAGTGAGGCAGCTGGTGATAGCTCATGGTACTGGCATTGAGTCCATCCAGATTGAATATGATAAGAAAGGGAGCCCGGTTTGGTCAAAAAAACATGGAGGAAACACAGGCAGTAAGTTAGACAAG GTTAAGCTTGATTACCCAGATGAATTCCTAACTTCAGTCCATGGATACTACGGTACCATTAATGATTGGGGAACAGTATATGTCAGATCTTTAACTTTCCAAAGTAACAGGAAAACATATGGACCGTTTGGTATTGAGCAGGGAACATATTTTTCATTGCCAATGACTGGAGGCAAAATTGTTGGGTTCCACGGCAGGAGTAGTTGGTATTTGGATGCCATTGGAATTTATCTAAAGCCTCTTCTGAAAAGAAATTCCTCCAAAACTATTGTTCATTCACAAAGTTATCTTCCTAATGGATCTGAGAAAGTTGGCTACTCATTAGTACAAGGGAGCGTGGGGGAAAGCTATGACATAGTTCTTGCTGTAAAGCAAAAGGATTCTTATGGTACCAATCACCAACCAACCATCCTCTCACAGCAGAGTTCTAGTACTTCTCAAGACTCCTCCAGTGATGATgataacaaaaccaaacatagtAAG AAGCGTAGTATGGACAAACTTCCCATTAAAGTGGATGGTATATTGTCATATGGACCCTGGGGTGGCAGTGGTGGATCAACGTTTGATGATGGTACTTTTTCAGGCATTAGACAAATCAATATATCTCGCAATGTAGGAATCGTTTCAATAAGAGTTTGTTATGATCATGATGGGCAAGCTGTCTGGGGAAGCAAACACGGTGGTACAGGAGGATTTAGAAATGACAGG GTGATCTTTGATTATCCCTATGAAATACTAACACATATGACAGGAACCTATGGGCCCTTGATGTACATGGGACCAAATGTCGTTAAGTCGCTTACCTTTCACACGACCAAAGGGAAGCATGGACCATTCGGAGAAGAACAGGGACTTTCATTCACCCACAAAGTGAATGAAGGCAAAATTATTGGATTCCATGGAAAAGAGGGTTTATTCTTGGATGCTATTGGTGTACATGTAACGGAAGGACAAATAACTCCACAGTCACATCCTGTTTCTAACGCAATCCACCAAAGCATAGGACGTATAGCTGAGATTGATAATCCTCAATGGTCTAACAAACTTCTAGTCGCAAAGCAAGGACAAACTGAAGAG GTTGCGTACGCGGTGATAAAAGAACCGTCTCCATTCGGACCAGGTCCTTGGGGTGGAGACGGAGGGAGGCCATGGGACGATGGAGTATTTTCTGGGATTAAGCAAATATTTGTGACTAGGGCAGAAGCTATTCAGTCCATACAAATCGAGTATGATCGAAATGGACAATCTCTCTGGTCTATAAAACATGGAGGAAGTGGAGGCGCTTTCACACATCGG ATAAAGTTGGAGTACCCTCATGAAGTGCTGAATTGCTTGTCTGGGTACTATGGTCCAGTGAGTACAGATAATAAATCAAAAGTGATAAAGTCATTAACATTTTATACAAGTAGAGGGAAGTATGGTCCATTTGGAGAGGAAGTTGGAACGTATTTCACTTCAACAACAACTCAGGGAAAGGTGGTTGGTTTCCATGGAAGGAGCAGCTACTACTTGGATGCCATTGGAGTCCACGTGCAACATTGGcttgaaaataatcaaaaaaccATCCGATCTTTCTTCAAGTTTTTGAATTAA